In Leishmania mexicana MHOM/GT/2001/U1103 complete genome, chromosome 20, one genomic interval encodes:
- a CDS encoding putative 40S ribosomal protein S8, whose protein sequence is MPQNEYIEQAQKRYGRRLDHVERTRKREARKAHTDANYLKRVRGIKAKLAQKARYAEKAEIRKKIREHEEKQTTERVKDKGPKNALPGFLMDRSEADRAKVLSNSLKQKRKEKAGKWAVPIEKVKTVSEDEMLKAVTSGKRGKKSWKRLVNKVTFVGETFTRRMPKMERFIRPMALRFKKAHVTHPELKATFCLPIISVKKNPQGKMYTGLGVITKGSVIEVNVSELGLVTPSGKVVWGKYAQVTNNPENDGCINAVLLV, encoded by the coding sequence ATGCCGCAGAACGAATACATTGAGCAAGCGCAGAAGCGCTACGGTCGCCGTCTCGACCATGTCGAGCGTACCCGCAAGCGTGAAGCCCGAAAGGCGCACACGGATGCGAACTATCTGAAGCGGGTACGTGGTATAAAGGCCAAGCTGGCGCAGAAGGCCCGCTACGCGGAAAAGGCTGAAATCCGCAAGAAGATCCGTGAGCATGAGGAGAAGCAGACAACGGAGCGGGTGAAGGACAAGGGACCCAAGAATGCCTTGCCCGGCTTCCTGATGGACCGTAGCGAGGCCGACCGCGCCAAGGTGCTGTCAAACTCGCTGAAGcagaagaggaaggagaaaGCCGGCAAGTGGGCCGTGCCAATCGAGAAGGTGAAGACGGTGTCGGAAGATGAGATGCTCAAGGCCGTCACCTCTGGCAAGCGCGGCAAGAAGTCGTGGAAACGCTTGGTGAACAAGGTGACATTTGTTGGGGAGACCTTCACCCGCCGCATGCCGAAGATGGAGCGCTTCATTCGGCCCATGGCACTGCGCTTCAAGAAGGCCCACGTCACCCACCCGGAGCTGAAGGCCACCTTCTGTCTCCCCATCATCTCTGTCAAGAAGAACCCGCAGGGCAAGATGTACACCGGCCTTGGCGTCATCACGAAGGGCTCCGTGATTGAGGTGAACGTGTCCGAGTTAGGTCTGGTGACGCCGTCTGGTAAGGTAGTGTGGGGCAAGTACGCACAGGTAACGAACAACCCGGAGAATGACGGTTGCATCAATGCTGTGCTGCTCGTCTGA
- a CDS encoding putative methylenetetrahydrofolate reductase encodes MSKLIGDAIAAEDANKWYTSYEFYPPRSEKAEENMMKVLVPTFMRQSPVFLDVTWGAGGRTSDTTMRLCKDLQHAYPGTPINMHITCTNTPKGLIKEALDFSKTHGIRNILALRGDPPCGEEFQADPDGFVCARDLVRYIHDTYGDYFCVSVAGYPEGHPSRIPQDGTISDEDNQKELEYLKEKVDAGASFIITQLFYDASLYVKFVKRCREMGITVPIIAGLLPITTYAGFVRMVSLCKTSIPSDVKQRVEELKENPDGLKEYGVEQCVQMIERIRASGVDYHHLHFYTLNNSAQTFKILKQLNALVE; translated from the coding sequence ATGTCCAAGCTCATCGGTGACGCAATCGCCGCCGAGGATGCTAACAAGTGGTATACCTCCTATGAGTTTTACCCCCCTCGTAGCGAGAAGGCAGAAGAGAACATGATGAAGGTGCTAGTCCCCACTTTTATGCGTCAGTCGCCAGTCTTCCTCGACGTAACATGGGGCGCTGGTGGTCGCACGAGTGACACGACGATGCGCCTCTGCAAAGACCTCCAGCATGCGTACCCTGGCACGCCCATTAATATGCACATTACGTGCACCAACACGCCGAAAGGTCTCATCAAGGAGGCGCTTGACTTTTCGAAGACACATGGCATTCGCAAcatcctcgccctccgcgGCGACCCGCCATGTGGTGAGGAGTTCCAGGCCGACCCGGATGGTTTCGTGTGCGCGAGGGATCTTGTGAGATACATTCACGACACGTACGGCGACTACTTCTGCGTGTCGGTCGCTGGCTACCCTGAGGGCCACCCGAGCCGCATCCCCCAGGACGGCACCATCTCCGACGAGGACAACCAGAAAGAACTGGAGTACCTCAAGGAAAAGGTAGACGCCGGTGCCAGCTTTATCATCACGCAGCTCTTCTACGATGCCTCCCTGTACGTGAAGTTTGTGAAGCGCTGCCGGGAGATGGGCATTACCGTCCCCATTATCGCAGGGCTGCTTCCCATCACTACCTACGCCGGGTTCGTGCGGATGGTGTCACTGTGCAAGACCAGCATTCCCAGCGACGTGAAGCAGCGGGTAGAGGAGCTCAAGGAGAACCCTGACGGTCTCAAGGAGTACGGTGTGGAGCAGTGTGTGCAGATGATTGAGCGCATCCGCGCCTCTGGAGTCGactaccaccacctccacttCTACACGCTCAACAACAGCGCGCAGACCTTCAAGATCCTAAAGCAGCTAAATGCGCTGGTGGAGTGA